The Alnus glutinosa chromosome 7, dhAlnGlut1.1, whole genome shotgun sequence genome includes a region encoding these proteins:
- the LOC133873293 gene encoding uncharacterized protein LOC133873293 — MHQVLHGDPDVAVHLENACEPFYFLPTKRIGAPSTLQRWILMMMMANLKHLSTVANEVVQKCALKLDTYVGKLVEEFEAEWKKVPPEASGKGYSRKFVEFCSAKALTVICQNIQEKITDGSFTRFTFDMMLAWEKPSYSDDEPSMECVAKEKQERKPTVKVTQEEQDDIPLFYSDIMPLLVDNELNVGEDAFAWMASLVPVVADPVNARFSFETLTAPTWNRLHFPAYNKFLKEIDKCIKHLQKQATPKGVELADDEYILHVEGTASSQRVVRHIGATSWPGRLTLTNYALYFEASGVITYEDAIKIDLPKNGEHSVRPASTGPWGAPLFDKAIVYESPELSEGLVLEFPEVTSSTRRDHWLALIKEIMFMHNFLSKFKVDCPNQAWEMHARTILGIIRLHAARELLRISPPAPTKFLIFALFDELPKGDYILEELAESLRKINSGHPCSASSILIKDLNMSQSIISSSVELKEVGEENVYTSGLPDSNQSSLETAINQAREEEKDVAIAKATTEGLKEEGVAESALVLKELLKPLQSALLLFQEILTWERPAATIFFIAATLIITYKEWIGKAIACLCLWVVAKMVEARRKRINERLNEIVVSTASELSTMESIVSAQHGLQTVHLAVQTTNIALLKIWSILASKTRKHADMVMMVMMGIAIVVAVVPMKFIIMFITLYCFFMTSKLGKRIGNDQGNRRLKEWWDSIPVIPVRVVDKPLDSSTGT; from the exons ATGCACCAGGTGTTGCATGGCGATCCCGACGTGGCAGTCCATTTAGAGAACGCGTGTGAGCCTTTCTACTTTCTCCCTACTAAACGGATCGGAGCTCCCTCTACGCTTCAGAGATGgatattgatgatgatgatggcgAACTTGAAGCACCTTTCCACCGTTGCCAACGAAGTCGTTCAGAAATGTGCACT GAAACTGGACACTTATGTGGGTAAATTGGTGGAAGAGTTTGAAGCAGAGTGGAAGAAAGTTCCACCCGAAGCAAGCGGGAAAGGTTATTCTAGGAAATTTGTGGAATTTTGCAGTGCAAAGGCTCTCACTGTCATTTGCCAAAACATACAAGAGAAGATCACCGACGGATCGTTTACCCGCTTCACCTTCGACATGATGCTTGCTTGGGAGAAGCCAAGCTATTCTGACGATGAGCCTTCTATG GAGTGTGTGGCGAAGGAGAAACAAGAGAGAAAGCCAACCGTAAAAGTGACTCAAGAAGAACAAGATGATATTCCACTTTTCTATTCAGATATCATGCCACTCCTT GTTGATAATGAGCTAAACGTTGGAGAAGATGCATTTGCGTGGATGGCATCACTAGTTCCAGTAGTTGCAGATCCTGTTAATGCAAGATTTAGCTTTGAAACCCTAACAGCACCGACGTGGAACCGGCTGCATTTTCCTGCGTACAACAAATTTCTGAAAGAAATTGACAA ATGCATAAAACATTTGCAAAAGCAAGCGACACCAAAGGGTGTGGAGCTGGCTGATGATGAATATATATTGCATGTGGAAGGAACTGCAAGCTCCCAGAGAGTGGTGCGCCACATTGGAGCAACAAGTTGGCCTG GTAGGCTTACACTAACCAATTATGCTCTCTACTTTGAGGCTTCTGGAGTTATAACATATGAAGATGCCATTAAAATAGACCTTCCAAAGAACGGGGAACATAGTGTGAGACCAGCTTCCACGGGTCCATGGGGTGCTCCACTTTTTGACAAGGCCATAGTATATGAGTCCCCTGAATT ATCAGAGGGACTTGTGCTGGAGTTTCCTGAGGTGACAAGCTCCACAAGACGGGACCATTGGCTTGCGCTCATAAAGGAGATTATGTTCATGCACAACTTCTTATCAAAATTCAAGGTGGACTGTCCAAACCAAGCATGGGAAATGCATGCAAGAACAATATTGGGAATCATAAGGCTGCATGCAGCAAGAGAGCTGCTAAGAATATCGCCTCCTGCTCCAacaaaattcttaatttttgcTTTGTTTGATGAGTTACCGAAAGGAGACTATATACTGGAAGAACTTGCAGAGAGTCTGAGGAAGATCAACAGCGGGCACCCATGCAGTGCAAGTTCAATCCTGATCAAGGATTTGAACATGTCACAGTCGATCATCTCTAGTAGTGTAGAATTGAAAGAAGTTGGCGAGGAAAATGTGTACACAAGTGGTCTTCCTGACAGCAACCAGTCCTCATTAGAGACTGCTATTAATCAGGCtagagaggaagaaaaggatGTTGCTATTGCCAAAGCTACCACTGAGGGGTTAAAAGAGGAAGGAGTTGCTGAAAGTGCCCTTGTTCTTAAG GAGCTACTAAAGCCACTTCAAAGTGCTTTGCTTTTGTTTCAAGAAATTCTCACATGGGAAAGACCAGCAGCTACAATCTTCTTTATTGCTGCGACTCTTATAATCACCTACAA GGAGTGGATTGGAAAGGCAATAGCATGTTTGTGTTTATGGGTTGTAGCAAAGATGGTTGAggcaagaaggaaaaggataaATGAGAGGTTGAATGAGATTGTAGTCAGCACAGCGTCCGAGCTGAGTACAATGGAGAGCATAGTCTCTGCTCAGCACGGATTGCAAACTGTTCATCTGGCGGTGCAGACAACAAACATAgcacttttgaaaatatggtCTATTTTGGCCTCCAAGACTCGTAAG CATGCAGATATGgtgatgatggtgatgatggGAATAGCAATCGTAGTAGCAGTGGTTCCAATGAAGTTCATCATTATGTTCATCACGTTGTACTGCTTCTTCATGACCTCAAAGCTTGGGAAGCGCATCGGAAACGATCAAGGGAACAGACGCCTGAAAGAATGGTGGGACTCCATTCCGGTTATCCCTGTCCGCGTTGTAGACAAGCCTCTGGACAGCTCTACCGGAACCTAG
- the LOC133873295 gene encoding uncharacterized protein LOC133873295, whose product MNPSNPLNPSPSGPSKVASLEEIRKNLFEFRLRSSEPPPTEPNSSSSTSSSSQHISFQELYTRNLTAKSEENGTNAESGPGKVGGKLLLEAIRESLRQMRPSSQPGATQNERSADPMSLSDYKNSLKLKSSTESGSVIGGTCMLPAFVFRKERERKGTEGETKAMKTEFVKMYNYNELEKKLRELRPVGKKEDEREADKVERDGGDRDEDRRGFI is encoded by the coding sequence ATGAACCCTTCAAACCCTTTAAACCCATCTCCCTCCGGGCCTTCCAAAGTCGCTTCCCTCGAAGAAATTCGCAAGAACCTCTTCGAGTTCCGCCTCCGATCCTCAGAGCCTCCCCCCACCGAACCCAACTCTTCGTCTTCAACCTCATCATCATCTCAGCACATCTCATTTCAAGAGCTTTACACACGGAATTTGACTGCGAAATCCGAGGAGAACGGCACCAATGCCGAATCAGGCCCCGGAAAAGTTGGCGGCAAGCTCTTGCTTGAAGCGATTCGCGAGAGTCTGCGGCAGATGCGGCCATCGTCCCAGCCCGGGGCGACGCAGAATGAGAGGAGTGCGGACCCGATGTCATTATCAGACTATAAGAACAGTTTGAAGTTGAAGTCGTCGACGGAGTCGGGTTCGGTGATCGGTGGGACCTGTATGCTGCCGGCATTTGTGTTTAggaaggagagggagaggaaggGAACGGAGGGGGAGACAAAGGCAATGAAGACGGAGTTTGTGAAGATGTATAACTATAACGAGTTGGAGAAAAAGCTGAGGGAGCTGAGGCCAGTGGGGAAGAAGGAAGATGAACGAGAGGCTGATAAAGTTGAGAGAGATGGAGGAGACCGAGACGAGGATCGGCGGGGTTTCATTTAA